In Spirochaetaceae bacterium, the following proteins share a genomic window:
- a CDS encoding PA0069 family radical SAM protein, translating into MSRRVVRGRGAVANPGNRFDGIDHVPDPEALQAQHDAGEAPERPRTELLRDTSRSIITYNDSPDVRFDASINPYRGCEHGCSYCFARPTHEYLGMSAGLDFETRIVVKEDAAALLRAELGRPGWRPQTLGLSGVTDPYQPIERRLGITRSCLEVLCEARNPVIVITKNFLVTRDLDLLARLARRRMAAVCISLPTIDHALSRAMEPRTSTPERRLHAVRRLADAGIPVIALVAPVIPGLTDHEIPAILAAARGAGATHAGYVTLRLPHAVAPLFTAWLEEHRPNHARKVLARIRDLRGGTLYEARFGARMRGSGAFADLIEQMFEGACRRAGLNNGRVDLRTDLFRRPAGDPRQLTLFPDTDR; encoded by the coding sequence GTGAGCCGGCGCGTGGTGCGCGGGCGCGGGGCGGTGGCCAACCCCGGCAACCGCTTCGACGGTATCGATCACGTGCCCGATCCGGAGGCCCTGCAGGCGCAGCATGACGCCGGCGAAGCGCCCGAGCGCCCGCGCACCGAGCTGCTGCGCGACACTTCGCGCAGCATCATCACCTACAACGACAGCCCCGACGTTCGCTTCGACGCCTCCATCAACCCCTACCGCGGCTGCGAGCACGGCTGCTCCTACTGCTTCGCGCGGCCCACCCACGAGTACCTGGGCATGTCCGCGGGGCTCGACTTCGAGACCCGCATCGTGGTCAAGGAAGACGCCGCCGCCCTGCTGCGCGCGGAGTTGGGCCGGCCCGGCTGGCGCCCGCAGACGCTCGGCCTGAGCGGCGTCACCGATCCCTACCAGCCGATCGAGCGCCGGCTCGGCATCACCCGCTCCTGCCTGGAGGTGCTGTGCGAGGCGCGCAACCCGGTGATCGTCATCACCAAGAACTTCCTGGTAACACGCGACCTGGACCTGCTGGCCAGGCTGGCGCGGCGGCGCATGGCGGCGGTGTGCATCTCGCTGCCGACCATCGATCACGCTCTGAGCAGGGCCATGGAGCCGCGCACCAGCACCCCGGAGCGGCGCCTGCATGCGGTCCGGAGGCTGGCGGACGCCGGCATCCCGGTAATCGCACTCGTTGCGCCGGTCATTCCGGGCCTCACCGACCACGAGATACCGGCCATCCTCGCCGCCGCGCGCGGCGCGGGGGCCACCCATGCCGGCTACGTCACCCTGCGCCTGCCCCATGCGGTGGCGCCGCTGTTCACCGCCTGGCTGGAGGAGCATCGTCCCAACCACGCGCGCAAGGTGCTGGCACGCATCCGCGACCTGCGCGGCGGCACACTGTACGAGGCGCGCTTCGGCGCCCGCATGCGCGGCTCCGGCGCGTTCGCCGACCTGATCGAACAGATGTTCGAGGGCGCCTGCCGCCGCGCCGGCCTCAACAACGGCCGCGTCGACCTGCGTACCGACCTGTTCCGGCGCCCGGCCGGCGACCCGCGGCAACTGACGCTGTTCCCGGACACGGACCGGTGA
- a CDS encoding ATP-dependent Clp protease adaptor ClpS — MAEQATPPAPDLADRPDSDEEVREPPRYEVLMHNDHYTTMDFVVSVLESIFYKAPSEATRIMLAIHRHGAGRCGVYTREVAEMKVEQVHRLARKNEFPLRCSIQEAP; from the coding sequence ATGGCGGAGCAGGCCACACCGCCGGCGCCCGACCTGGCCGACCGTCCCGACAGCGACGAGGAGGTGCGCGAGCCGCCGCGGTACGAGGTGCTGATGCACAACGACCACTACACCACCATGGACTTCGTGGTCAGCGTCCTGGAGAGTATCTTCTACAAGGCCCCCTCGGAGGCGACCCGCATCATGCTGGCCATCCATCGCCACGGCGCCGGGCGCTGCGGCGTGTATACCCGCGAGGTGGCGGAGATGAAGGTGGAACAGGTGCATCGACTGGCGCGCAAGAACGAGTTTCCCCTGCGCTGCTCCATTCAGGAGGCCCCGTAG
- a CDS encoding AAA family ATPase yields the protein MLSRDVELSVAAAFREAEIRRHEFVTLEHLLYALLHNDDCAAIIAACGGEAHELRTRLEAFFRDHLQSVPGQTPYELDMTRTVRRMLQRVVLQVRGAEREQAGAGDVLAGLLLEADSHAAFFLQEQGISRVDVLEVISHGGAETAGADAGDRGTPGRTGTKGDTAAGLLQRFTTDLTERAAAGAIDPLIGRRQETERALQILGRRQKNSPVLVGDAGVGKTAIVEGFALRIADREVPPAFRDARIVSLDLGALLAGTKFRGDFEERLKGVIGALREQPGTILFIDEIHTIVGAGATSGGSMDASNILKPVLGGGELRCIGSTTYEEYRRHFEKDHALSRRFQKIVVAEPSVADTVLILRGLRDRYESFHGVRYSDAALGSAAELAAAHIHDRRLPDKAIDVIDEAGSRHKLRAAADEQSGADAAGAGAGTDADADPDADVAATPGARTPAGRRHLITRTEIAAVVAGISGRPVAAVSGGGRQALRDLPERLRQRVFGQDEAIDRIARAIKRNRAGLGDADKPIGAFLLTGPTGVGKTELTRQLADILGVELIRIDMSEYQEKHTVSRLIGAPPGYVGYDEGGYLTDAVIKAPYSVVLLDEIEKAHPDLFDLLLQIMDHATLTDGNGRRADFHHTVLAMTSNAGGEEMSASTIGFDDGTAPVPTSAAEAAAKRLFRPEFINRLDAIVTFQPLEPDSVRRIVATHVDRLNDKLRSTAGRGSRAQVRLSAAAAQWLAERGYEPRYGARPLARLFQREVADHVTDLLLAGPVRGTLLVEVREDGAGLAVTAVPAAPAAAR from the coding sequence GTGCTCAGCCGCGACGTTGAACTGTCGGTGGCGGCGGCGTTTCGGGAGGCCGAGATTCGCCGTCACGAGTTCGTGACCCTGGAACACCTGCTGTACGCGCTGCTGCACAACGACGACTGCGCGGCGATCATCGCCGCCTGCGGCGGCGAAGCCCACGAGTTGCGCACCCGGCTGGAGGCGTTCTTTCGCGACCACCTGCAGTCGGTGCCGGGTCAGACCCCCTACGAGCTGGACATGACCCGCACCGTGCGCCGCATGCTGCAGCGCGTGGTGCTGCAGGTGCGCGGCGCCGAACGCGAGCAGGCCGGCGCCGGAGACGTGCTGGCCGGGCTGCTGCTGGAGGCCGACTCGCACGCCGCCTTCTTCCTGCAGGAACAGGGCATCTCGCGTGTCGACGTGCTGGAGGTTATCTCGCACGGCGGAGCGGAGACGGCCGGCGCGGATGCCGGCGACCGCGGCACTCCCGGACGCACCGGGACGAAGGGCGACACCGCGGCCGGGCTCCTGCAGCGCTTCACCACCGACCTCACCGAACGCGCCGCCGCGGGCGCCATCGACCCCCTGATCGGACGCCGCCAGGAAACCGAACGCGCCCTGCAGATCCTCGGCCGGCGCCAGAAGAACAGCCCGGTGCTGGTCGGCGACGCCGGCGTCGGCAAGACCGCCATCGTGGAAGGGTTCGCGCTGCGCATTGCCGACCGTGAGGTGCCGCCGGCGTTCCGCGACGCTCGCATCGTCAGCCTCGACCTCGGGGCGCTGCTCGCCGGCACCAAGTTCCGTGGAGACTTCGAGGAACGGCTCAAGGGGGTGATCGGCGCCCTGCGCGAACAGCCCGGCACCATCCTGTTCATCGACGAAATCCACACCATCGTGGGCGCCGGCGCCACCTCCGGCGGTTCCATGGACGCCTCCAACATCCTCAAGCCGGTGCTCGGCGGCGGCGAGTTGCGCTGTATCGGCTCCACCACCTACGAGGAGTACCGCCGCCACTTCGAGAAGGACCACGCGCTGTCGCGGCGCTTCCAGAAGATCGTGGTGGCCGAGCCGTCGGTGGCCGATACGGTGCTGATCCTGCGCGGCCTGCGCGACCGCTACGAGAGCTTTCATGGCGTGCGCTACAGCGACGCGGCGCTCGGCAGCGCGGCCGAGCTGGCGGCGGCGCACATCCACGACCGGCGCCTGCCGGACAAGGCGATCGACGTAATCGACGAGGCCGGCTCACGCCACAAGCTGCGTGCCGCGGCGGACGAGCAGTCCGGCGCCGACGCCGCCGGTGCCGGTGCAGGTACGGATGCGGATGCGGATCCGGATGCGGATGTGGCCGCGACGCCTGGTGCGCGCACGCCCGCCGGCCGGCGCCACCTCATCACGCGCACCGAGATCGCCGCGGTGGTGGCCGGCATCAGCGGACGGCCGGTGGCGGCGGTATCGGGCGGCGGGCGGCAGGCGCTGCGCGACCTTCCCGAGCGGCTGCGGCAGCGGGTGTTCGGCCAGGACGAGGCGATCGACCGCATCGCACGCGCCATCAAGCGCAACCGCGCCGGGCTCGGCGACGCCGACAAGCCGATCGGCGCGTTTCTGCTCACCGGCCCCACCGGCGTCGGCAAGACCGAGCTGACCCGGCAGCTCGCCGACATCCTCGGCGTGGAGCTGATCCGCATCGACATGAGCGAGTACCAGGAAAAGCACACCGTCTCGCGGCTGATCGGCGCGCCGCCCGGCTACGTGGGCTACGATGAGGGCGGCTACCTCACCGACGCCGTGATCAAGGCGCCCTACTCCGTGGTGCTGCTCGACGAGATCGAGAAGGCGCATCCCGACCTGTTCGACCTGCTGCTGCAGATCATGGACCACGCCACCCTGACCGACGGCAACGGCCGGCGCGCCGACTTCCATCACACCGTGCTGGCGATGACCTCCAACGCCGGCGGCGAGGAGATGAGCGCGTCCACCATCGGCTTCGACGACGGTACGGCGCCGGTGCCCACCTCGGCCGCCGAGGCCGCCGCCAAGCGCCTGTTCCGCCCCGAGTTCATCAACCGGCTCGACGCCATCGTCACCTTCCAGCCGCTGGAGCCGGACAGCGTGCGGCGCATCGTGGCGACCCACGTCGACCGGCTCAACGACAAGCTCCGCTCCACCGCGGGCCGCGGAAGCCGCGCCCAGGTGCGGCTCAGCGCAGCCGCGGCGCAGTGGCTGGCCGAACGCGGCTACGAGCCGCGCTACGGCGCCCGCCCCCTCGCCCGCCTGTTCCAGCGCGAGGTGGCCGACCACGTCACCGACCTGCTGCTCGCCGGCCCCGTGCGCGGCACCCTGCTGGTCGAGGTGCGGGAGGACGGCGCCGGCCTCGCCGTGACCGCCGTACCTGCCGCGCCAGCCGCGGCGCGTTGA
- a CDS encoding response regulator codes for MHQAMDPNQELKALRERISTLSSAILRISATLDVTTVLQEVVDSARTLTGARYGVITTNDEQGQLQEYVSSGFTAEEHAEFAAWPDGPKLWEHLRDLPGPIRLSDLPAFVRSLGYSPDLMRSKTFQGTPIRHRGMQVGQLFLAEKEGAPEFTTEDEKVLVMFASLAATAIANARTHRDEQRARADLEALVETSPMGVVVFNAGTGHPTWSNREARRIVESLRSPGRPVEELLESITCRRADGREIAFAEFSMAVQSSNIDTVRAEEIVLSVPDGRSVRTLVNCTPIQSEEGAVESVVITMQDLAPLDELERLRAEFLGMVSHELRAPLTAIKGSVDILLEAAPELDPAERHEYFRIIHDQAERMRGLIGDLLDAGRIDSGTLSVSPESSEVADLVDRARNTFLSGGGPHTVLIDLPLDLPPVMADRRRIVQVLNNLLSNAARCSPESSPIRVGAVRRGFHVAISVSDEGRGVPPELLPRLFQRGAGGAGSGGLRDKGGTGLGLVICKGLVEAHGGRIWAESDGAGQGAQFTFTVPVTEHVDAAGSAAVDPRRPPRSRASQERARVLVVDDDPQTLRYVRDALTAAHYSPLVTGDHASLSHIIRTEQPQLVLLDLMLPGTDGIELMERVPELDDLPVVFISGYGRDETIARALEAGAADYIVKPFSATELTARVRAALRRHAEPEPFALGELAIHYEQRRVTVGEREVVLTATEYELLSTLARRAGRVVTYDALLRQIWGERDTGDVNLVRNFVKKLRAKLGDDAATPTWVLNVRGVGYRMPPPSAPLPQ; via the coding sequence TTGCATCAAGCCATGGACCCAAACCAGGAACTCAAGGCGCTTCGCGAGCGCATCTCCACGCTCAGCTCCGCGATTCTGCGCATCAGCGCGACCCTCGACGTGACCACCGTCCTGCAGGAGGTCGTCGACAGCGCGCGCACTCTCACCGGCGCCCGCTACGGCGTGATCACTACCAACGACGAGCAGGGACAGTTGCAGGAGTACGTCAGCTCCGGCTTCACGGCGGAGGAGCACGCCGAGTTCGCGGCCTGGCCGGACGGGCCCAAGCTCTGGGAGCACCTGCGTGACCTGCCGGGACCGATACGCCTGTCGGACCTGCCCGCGTTCGTCCGCTCGCTCGGCTACTCCCCGGACCTGATGCGCTCGAAGACGTTCCAGGGAACGCCGATCCGACACCGCGGCATGCAGGTCGGCCAACTGTTTCTCGCCGAGAAGGAAGGCGCGCCGGAGTTCACGACCGAGGACGAAAAGGTACTCGTGATGTTTGCCTCGTTGGCAGCGACGGCGATCGCCAACGCTCGCACCCACCGCGACGAGCAACGCGCGCGGGCCGACCTGGAAGCGTTGGTCGAAACCTCGCCGATGGGCGTCGTGGTGTTCAACGCCGGAACCGGCCACCCGACGTGGTCCAATCGGGAGGCGCGGCGCATCGTGGAAAGCCTGCGCTCGCCGGGGCGTCCGGTCGAAGAGCTGTTGGAGTCCATCACGTGCCGGCGCGCGGACGGCCGCGAGATCGCCTTCGCCGAATTCTCGATGGCAGTGCAGTCCAGCAACATCGACACGGTGCGCGCGGAGGAGATCGTGCTCTCGGTTCCGGACGGGCGCAGCGTCAGGACTCTGGTCAACTGTACACCGATCCAGTCCGAGGAAGGCGCGGTAGAGTCGGTGGTGATCACCATGCAGGACCTGGCCCCGCTCGATGAGCTGGAACGCCTCCGCGCCGAGTTCCTCGGGATGGTGAGCCACGAGTTGCGAGCGCCGCTCACCGCCATCAAGGGCTCGGTCGACATCCTGTTGGAGGCGGCGCCGGAGCTCGACCCGGCCGAACGCCATGAGTACTTCCGGATCATCCATGATCAAGCGGAACGCATGCGCGGCCTCATCGGCGACTTGCTCGACGCCGGCCGCATCGACTCCGGCACGCTGTCGGTATCGCCCGAGTCATCCGAGGTGGCCGACCTGGTGGACCGGGCGCGCAACACGTTCCTGAGCGGAGGCGGCCCGCACACCGTGCTGATCGACCTGCCGCTCGACCTGCCACCGGTCATGGCCGATCGGCGACGCATCGTGCAGGTGCTGAACAACCTCCTCTCGAACGCCGCGAGGTGCTCTCCCGAGTCTTCCCCGATCCGGGTCGGCGCGGTGCGCCGCGGCTTTCACGTCGCCATTTCGGTTTCGGATGAAGGCCGGGGAGTGCCGCCGGAGCTGCTGCCGCGACTGTTCCAACGGGGCGCCGGCGGCGCCGGAAGCGGCGGGCTTCGCGACAAGGGCGGCACCGGCCTCGGGCTGGTCATCTGCAAGGGACTGGTGGAGGCGCACGGGGGCCGGATCTGGGCCGAGAGCGACGGCGCCGGGCAAGGCGCGCAGTTCACGTTCACCGTGCCGGTGACCGAGCACGTCGACGCCGCCGGCTCGGCAGCCGTCGATCCTCGCCGCCCACCCCGGTCTCGGGCGTCGCAGGAACGCGCTCGCGTCCTGGTGGTGGATGACGACCCGCAGACGCTGCGCTACGTGCGCGACGCGCTCACCGCCGCGCACTACTCGCCGCTCGTGACCGGTGACCACGCCTCACTGTCGCACATCATCCGCACGGAGCAGCCTCAACTTGTCCTGCTCGACTTGATGCTCCCGGGGACCGACGGCATCGAACTGATGGAACGCGTGCCGGAACTCGACGATCTGCCGGTCGTCTTCATCTCGGGGTACGGACGCGACGAGACGATCGCCAGGGCATTGGAGGCGGGCGCCGCCGACTACATCGTCAAGCCGTTCTCGGCGACGGAGTTGACGGCCCGAGTTCGGGCGGCGCTGCGCAGGCACGCCGAACCTGAACCGTTTGCGCTCGGCGAACTCGCCATTCACTACGAGCAGCGGCGGGTGACGGTCGGCGAGCGTGAGGTGGTGCTCACTGCGACCGAGTACGAGCTGCTGAGCACGCTGGCGCGCAGAGCGGGACGGGTCGTAACCTACGATGCGCTGCTGCGCCAGATTTGGGGCGAGCGCGACACCGGCGATGTCAACCTGGTACGCAACTTCGTGAAGAAGCTCCGGGCGAAGCTCGGTGACGACGCCGCGACACCAACCTGGGTGTTGAACGTGCGCGGCGTCGGTTACCGCATGCCCCCGCCGTCCGCGCCACTGCCACAGTGA
- a CDS encoding response regulator translates to MMKSREELSLQNRALPDRIPSLSRADLETLIDTSPVGVVVLDARTGHPVSCNREARRIVSGLLDPGQTVEELLPATTCRFADGREVAFDQFPLAVVLNSAAAVSAEEIALSVRGGRSVRALINATPIKTEDSTVRSVVVTMQDLGPLDELERRRAEFLDMVSHELRAPLSSIKGLTATVLGNLGIVDPAEVRQFFRIIAQQADDMDGLIRDLLDAGRIETGTLSVDPQLVDAATLVDHARRTFLSSGARHVLKIDLAPDLPRVMADELRIAQVLNNLFSYAAGNSPQSSPIRVTALQEGTELAISVTGEGAGEAPDRLPHLFRKHAATGGGRGTRGRDRLLGLVVCRGLVEAHGGRIRAESLGPGRGTRIIFTLPAVEDTGGRTSPPCAASPRGEERARILVVDDDPLTLRIVRQALVSAGFATSVTGDPRELSHLISTRRPQLVLLDLVFPDVDGIELMESVPALADLPVIFISGYGRDETIARALEAGAADYIVKPFSATELTARVRAALRKRNSPAPFLVADLAIDYEMRRVTVAGRTVRLTVTEYELLRVLSVNAGRVLTYDSLLRQIWGERVTAGSEPVRTFVKKLRGKLGDDPACPTYIFNERGVGYRMAVPDDR, encoded by the coding sequence ATGATGAAGAGCAGAGAAGAACTCAGCCTGCAGAACAGAGCGCTACCGGACCGTATACCGAGCCTGAGCCGGGCTGACCTGGAGACGTTGATCGATACCTCGCCGGTGGGAGTCGTGGTGCTCGACGCCCGAACCGGCCATCCGGTGTCCTGCAATCGGGAAGCGAGGCGGATCGTTTCGGGCTTGCTCGACCCCGGGCAGACCGTGGAAGAGCTGTTGCCGGCAACGACGTGCCGGTTCGCCGACGGGCGGGAGGTGGCGTTCGACCAGTTCCCGTTGGCGGTGGTCCTGAACAGCGCCGCCGCGGTGAGCGCCGAAGAGATCGCGCTCTCGGTACGCGGCGGAAGGAGCGTCAGGGCACTCATCAACGCGACGCCGATCAAGACCGAGGACAGCACGGTCCGGTCGGTGGTCGTGACGATGCAGGACCTCGGGCCACTGGACGAGTTGGAGCGCCGGCGGGCGGAGTTCCTGGACATGGTGAGCCACGAGTTGCGGGCACCGCTGAGTTCCATCAAGGGCCTGACCGCTACCGTGCTCGGCAACTTGGGGATCGTAGACCCGGCCGAGGTGCGGCAGTTCTTCCGAATCATCGCACAACAGGCCGATGACATGGACGGCCTCATCAGGGACTTGCTCGATGCCGGGCGTATCGAAACCGGCACGCTGTCCGTGGACCCGCAACTCGTTGATGCTGCCACGCTGGTGGACCATGCGAGGCGGACGTTCCTGAGCAGCGGTGCCCGGCACGTCCTGAAGATCGACCTGGCGCCGGACCTGCCGCGGGTGATGGCCGACGAGCTGCGCATCGCGCAAGTCCTGAACAACCTGTTCTCCTACGCGGCCGGCAACTCCCCGCAGTCTTCGCCCATTCGGGTCACCGCGCTGCAGGAAGGAACTGAGCTGGCGATCTCGGTAACCGGCGAAGGCGCGGGCGAGGCGCCCGACCGGTTGCCCCACCTGTTCCGGAAACACGCTGCCACCGGCGGCGGCAGGGGAACGAGGGGCCGCGACCGACTCCTCGGCCTGGTTGTCTGCAGGGGGCTGGTGGAGGCCCACGGCGGCCGCATCCGCGCCGAGAGCCTGGGGCCGGGCCGGGGGACGCGGATCATATTCACGCTGCCAGCGGTCGAAGACACCGGAGGGCGAACCTCGCCGCCGTGTGCGGCTTCGCCTCGCGGTGAGGAGCGTGCCCGGATACTCGTTGTCGATGACGACCCGCTGACGTTGCGCATTGTCCGTCAAGCCCTGGTCAGTGCCGGATTCGCAACGTCGGTGACCGGCGATCCGCGAGAGTTGTCGCACCTCATCAGCACAAGAAGGCCACAGTTGGTACTGCTCGACCTGGTGTTCCCGGATGTCGACGGCATCGAACTGATGGAGTCCGTCCCCGCGCTGGCCGACCTTCCGGTCATCTTCATTTCCGGCTATGGACGGGACGAGACGATCGCCAGGGCATTGGAGGCGGGCGCCGCCGACTACATCGTCAAGCCGTTCTCGGCGACGGAGTTGACGGCGCGCGTCCGGGCCGCCCTGCGCAAGCGGAACAGCCCCGCACCATTCCTGGTAGCGGACCTGGCGATCGACTACGAGATGCGGCGAGTGACCGTCGCAGGCCGTACCGTGCGATTGACCGTGACCGAGTACGAGCTGCTGCGCGTGCTCTCGGTCAACGCGGGGCGCGTATTGACCTACGACTCGCTGCTGCGGCAGATCTGGGGAGAACGGGTGACCGCCGGTTCCGAACCGGTGCGAACGTTCGTGAAGAAGCTGCGCGGCAAGCTGGGCGATGACCCGGCATGCCCGACGTACATCTTCAACGAACGCGGGGTCGGCTACCGAATGGCGGTGCCGGACGATCGATGA
- a CDS encoding TetR/AcrR family transcriptional regulator — translation MEVFRARGYGSTHMGKIAEHIGVSRSSLYATFGDKRTLFLSGLRRDAQAYRTERMPGLETAAAPRKAIVDLFESTFVEGGGATPPGGILLIRAALELVPNDPEVSALVQDEVAVLEQNIRRGIERAQAVGEVDSDVDAAQAAWALLGLFLGTHLLLRSKPVLHAAARQVEALLPPPQGRRRRGRGPVSPRPPKLSSE, via the coding sequence ATGGAGGTATTCCGGGCACGCGGCTATGGATCCACGCACATGGGCAAGATCGCGGAGCATATCGGGGTCAGCCGGAGCAGCTTGTACGCTACGTTCGGTGACAAGCGTACCTTGTTCCTGAGTGGCCTGCGGCGGGACGCGCAGGCGTACCGGACGGAGCGGATGCCGGGCCTGGAGACGGCCGCCGCGCCGCGCAAGGCGATCGTCGACCTGTTCGAGTCGACATTCGTGGAGGGCGGCGGCGCCACGCCACCTGGCGGCATTCTGCTCATCAGGGCGGCACTCGAGCTTGTGCCCAACGATCCGGAGGTGTCTGCCTTGGTCCAGGACGAAGTCGCGGTTCTCGAACAGAACATTCGTCGTGGGATCGAACGCGCACAGGCGGTGGGCGAGGTCGACAGCGACGTTGACGCTGCCCAGGCGGCTTGGGCTCTGCTCGGTCTGTTCCTCGGCACGCACCTGCTGCTGCGGAGCAAACCGGTGCTGCACGCCGCCGCGCGCCAGGTCGAAGCGCTGCTGCCGCCGCCTCAGGGGCGTCGACGTCGTGGCCGGGGACCGGTCAGCCCGCGCCCGCCCAAGCTCTCCTCGGAGTGA